In Methylocystis sp. IM3, the DNA window GCGCGGCGAGCGAAGACCTCTCCGTCGAGGAGCGTCGGCTGCTCGACTTGAAGGAATCAGGCCAATGGCGGGAGTTCCTGGAGCTCGCGGTGCTGACCCGCCGCAATATTCTGATCTCCGGGGCCACGGGCTCGGGCAAGACAACGCTCTCGAAAGCGCTGATCGCGGCGATCCCAGGCGACGAGCGACTGATCGCGATAGAAGACGCGGCCGAACTCGTGATTCCTCACGCGAATTGCGTGCGGCTCCTATACGCCAAGGACGGGCAGGGCCTCGCCAAGGTCGGCCCGCGCGAGCTCCTGGAATCCTGCTTGCGGATGCGCCCCGACCGCATCCTGCTGCAGGAACTGCGCGACGGAACCGCCTTCTTCTATCTTAGGAACGTCAACTCCGGCCATCCTGGCTCGATCACCACGGTCCATGCGGACAGCGCCCGGCTCGCCCTTGAGCAATTGACGCTTCTCGTGAAGGAAAGCGCCGAAGGCCGCGATCTGCATCGCGACGATATCCGTTCTCTGCTGCTCCTGCTCGTCGACGTGGTCGTTCAGATGCAAAAACGCGACGGACGCTACCGAATCACGGAAATCTATTATGACCCCGTTCGCAAACGCGAGCACGCCCGTTAGGGCGGCGGCCCTCGCGGCGCTCGTTCTCGGCGCCCTGGCGCTCTTCCTCTTTGCGGCCTCGAATGTACTGCTGCTCGGCCTGCGCGGGCATGACGGCGGCTTGCATGTCTTCGAGATCGTCGCCTCCTGGCCGCGCTATGGGGCCGACAAGAGGCTCGATCGTTGGCTGACGCTTTCGACTCTCGCGGGCCTGATCGTCGCCTTCGGCATGCTGGGCGCGATCCTGCGGCGCCGCCCCTTGCCGCTGCACGGCAAAGCAAGCTTTGCCAGCGAACGCGAGATCGTCGAAGCGGGCCTGCGCGCCAGCCAAGGGCTGCTGCTCGGGCGCAAGGGCGGAAAACTTCTGTCTTTCGGAGGCTCGGAGCACGTTCTCGTCTATGCCCCGACCCGTACCGGCAAGGGCGTTGGCTACGTCATTCCCAATCTGCTCAACTGGCCGGATTCGGTCGTGGTCCTCGACGTCAAGAAGGAGAATTGGGAGAAGTCCGCCGGCTTTCGCGCTGCGCATGGGCAGGAGGTTCATCTCTTCGACCCGCTTGATGAGAGCGGCCGGACGGCCCGTTACAACCCCCTCTCTTACGTGCGCAGCGAGTCAGTGGACCTCTACGACGATCTGCAGCGCATCGCTGTCATGCTGTTTCCCGCTGAGAGCCGCGGCGACCCCTTCTGGTTCGAAGCCGC includes these proteins:
- the virB11 gene encoding P-type DNA transfer ATPase VirB11, coding for MRLAGSAERSGPRLVLERFLEPLAPYLSDQSLTEIIVNRPGEIFVEGPGGWARHEAAALTQEHLLHLATAAAGFTKQDVSAERPIVSTTLLGDERCQIVLPPAVPVGTASLTIRKAAALTMSLEKLEEARLFDDVRAASEDLSVEERRLLDLKESGQWREFLELAVLTRRNILISGATGSGKTTLSKALIAAIPGDERLIAIEDAAELVIPHANCVRLLYAKDGQGLAKVGPRELLESCLRMRPDRILLQELRDGTAFFYLRNVNSGHPGSITTVHADSARLALEQLTLLVKESAEGRDLHRDDIRSLLLLLVDVVVQMQKRDGRYRITEIYYDPVRKREHAR
- a CDS encoding type IV secretory system conjugative DNA transfer family protein codes for the protein MTPFANASTPVRAAALAALVLGALALFLFAASNVLLLGLRGHDGGLHVFEIVASWPRYGADKRLDRWLTLSTLAGLIVAFGMLGAILRRRPLPLHGKASFASEREIVEAGLRASQGLLLGRKGGKLLSFGGSEHVLVYAPTRTGKGVGYVIPNLLNWPDSVVVLDVKKENWEKSAGFRAAHGQEVHLFDPLDESGRTARYNPLSYVRSESVDLYDDLQRIAVMLFPAESRGDPFWFEAARSAFVAIGGYVAETPGLPFTIGEILRQLSSSQDLKAHFDKIITARKSGPSPLSRHCVTALNDFLAASENTLNSVRKTVTARLGLWLNPRIDAATAENDFDLRLLRQRPMSIYLGVTPDNLDRLSPLLNLFFQQTIDLNARELPDHNQKLKRKLLLLLDEFPALGNVSALAKSVAFLAGFNVRLLTVIQSPAQLR